The following coding sequences are from one Pseudomonas mendocina window:
- a CDS encoding lipoprotein-releasing ABC transporter permease subunit, which yields MFRPLSLFIGTRYTRAKRRNHFISFISLTSMIGLALGVLAMIVVLSVMNGFQKEMSSRILGMVPHAMLYGAEPVADWRALADKAMSNPQVQAAAPYAELEGMLSHRGLMQPIQIHGIDPAEEAKVSILPDHIRQGSLSNLQPGEFGVVIGDITARRFGLQVGDKLTLIIPELSNAPGGITPRMQRLNVAAVFKVGAELDSSLALINVADAAAMQRLPEGTVPGIRLALKDLYQAPQVSKALVASLGDGYRADDWTHTQGSLFSAMKMEKTMIGLLLLLIVAVAAFNIIATLIMVVADKGGDIAILRTLGATPRQIMAIFMVQGSVIGVVGTLIGTVLGVLAALNVSALVAWLESFAGQQVLSSDVYFISSLPSDLQWLDVALICSAALILSFLATVYPSWRAAQVQPAEALRYE from the coding sequence ATGTTCCGTCCGCTGAGCCTGTTCATCGGCACCCGCTACACGCGGGCCAAGCGCCGCAACCACTTCATTTCCTTCATTTCGCTGACCTCGATGATCGGCCTGGCGCTCGGCGTGCTGGCGATGATCGTGGTGCTGTCGGTGATGAATGGTTTCCAGAAGGAAATGAGCTCGCGCATTCTCGGTATGGTGCCGCACGCCATGCTCTATGGCGCCGAACCGGTCGCCGATTGGCGCGCCCTGGCCGACAAGGCCATGAGCAACCCGCAGGTGCAGGCTGCCGCGCCCTATGCCGAGCTCGAAGGCATGCTGTCGCATCGTGGGTTGATGCAGCCGATCCAGATCCATGGCATCGACCCGGCCGAGGAGGCCAAGGTGTCGATCCTGCCCGACCATATCCGTCAGGGCAGCCTGAGCAATCTGCAGCCCGGTGAGTTCGGCGTGGTCATCGGCGATATCACCGCGCGGCGTTTCGGCCTGCAGGTGGGCGACAAGCTGACCCTGATCATTCCCGAGCTGAGCAATGCTCCCGGTGGCATTACCCCGCGCATGCAACGCTTGAACGTGGCGGCAGTGTTCAAGGTCGGTGCCGAGCTGGATAGCTCGCTGGCGTTGATCAACGTCGCCGATGCCGCCGCCATGCAGCGCCTGCCGGAAGGCACGGTGCCGGGCATCCGTCTGGCGCTGAAGGATCTGTACCAGGCGCCGCAGGTGTCCAAGGCGCTGGTTGCGTCACTGGGGGACGGTTACCGCGCCGATGATTGGACGCACACCCAGGGCAGTCTGTTCAGCGCGATGAAGATGGAAAAGACCATGATCGGCCTGTTGCTGCTGCTGATCGTCGCCGTCGCTGCATTCAACATCATCGCCACACTGATCATGGTGGTGGCCGACAAGGGCGGTGATATCGCCATCCTGCGCACCCTCGGTGCCACGCCGCGGCAGATCATGGCGATCTTCATGGTGCAGGGTAGCGTGATCGGCGTGGTCGGTACGCTGATCGGCACTGTGCTAGGCGTGCTCGCTGCGCTCAACGTCAGTGCCCTGGTGGCCTGGCTGGAATCCTTCGCTGGGCAGCAAGTGCTCAGCTCCGATGTCTACTTCATCAGCAGCCTGCCGTCCGATCTGCAATGGCTCGATGTGGCGCTGATCTGCTCAGCAGCGCTGATCCTGAGCTTCCTGGCGACGGTCTACCCGTCCTGGCGCGCCGCTCAGGTGCAGCCTGCCGAGGCGCTGCGTTACGAATAG
- the lolD gene encoding lipoprotein-releasing ABC transporter ATP-binding protein LolD yields MNDQAKNPRNAVLSCRNLGKRYEEGPESVVVLDGLELELFPGERVAIVGSSGSGKSTLLNMLGGLDTPSEGSVWLAGEQLSALSETARGLLRNRALGFVYQFHHLLAEFTALENACMPLLIGKTPIAEARQRATALLERVGLGHRLNHKPSELSGGERQRVAIARALVNRPGLVLLDEPTGNLDQHTAEGIQELMRELSRDSNTAFLVVTHDMQLARQMDRVLSLQDGKLVSL; encoded by the coding sequence ATGAACGACCAAGCCAAGAATCCGCGCAACGCTGTCCTGAGCTGCCGTAACCTGGGCAAGCGCTACGAAGAGGGCCCCGAGTCCGTGGTGGTGCTCGATGGGCTCGAGCTGGAGCTGTTTCCCGGCGAGCGCGTGGCCATCGTCGGTAGCTCCGGCTCTGGCAAGAGCACGCTGCTCAACATGCTCGGTGGCCTGGATACGCCGAGCGAAGGCAGCGTATGGCTGGCGGGCGAGCAATTGTCGGCGCTCAGCGAGACTGCACGTGGCCTGTTGCGCAACCGCGCACTGGGCTTCGTCTATCAGTTCCACCACCTGCTGGCCGAGTTCACCGCGCTGGAAAATGCCTGCATGCCGCTGCTGATCGGCAAGACGCCAATTGCCGAGGCCCGCCAGCGCGCGACCGCGCTGCTTGAGCGAGTCGGGCTGGGGCATCGCTTGAATCACAAACCCTCCGAGTTGTCCGGTGGCGAGCGTCAGCGTGTGGCCATCGCGCGTGCCCTGGTTAATCGTCCGGGCCTGGTGCTGCTCGATGAGCCCACCGGTAACCTTGACCAACATACCGCCGAAGGTATTCAGGAGCTGATGCGCGAGCTCAGCCGAGATTCCAATACCGCGTTCCTGGTGGTGACCCACGACATGCAGCTGGCGCGGCAGATGGATCGCGTGCTGAGCCTGCAGGACGGCAAGCTGGTGAGCCTCTGA